A genome region from Thermomonospora amylolytica includes the following:
- a CDS encoding NifU family protein, with product MADRAGPRLDAAAVAERLDALEDLLAHLEQVPGATAGKALDAVALLTELYGEALARIVDHLPPDAAGPLVEDDLVGHLLVLHDLHPLPVAERAARALARLRPALQERGADADLVAIENGVARVRLQARGCGSGLAPIQEAVEAALTAAAPELSGVEPVQPERPPAFVPAESLFRRPATTAAEGPA from the coding sequence ATGGCTGACCGCGCGGGGCCGCGGCTCGACGCCGCGGCGGTCGCCGAACGCCTGGACGCGCTGGAGGACCTGCTCGCCCACCTGGAGCAGGTCCCCGGCGCGACCGCCGGGAAGGCCCTGGACGCCGTCGCCCTGCTGACCGAGCTGTACGGCGAGGCCCTGGCCCGCATCGTGGACCACCTGCCGCCGGACGCGGCCGGTCCGCTGGTCGAGGACGACCTGGTGGGCCACCTGCTGGTGCTGCACGACCTGCATCCGCTGCCGGTGGCGGAACGCGCCGCCCGCGCCCTGGCCCGCCTGCGCCCGGCCCTCCAGGAACGCGGCGCCGACGCCGACCTGGTCGCCATCGAGAACGGCGTGGCGCGCGTCCGCCTGCAGGCCCGGGGCTGCGGCTCCGGCCTGGCCCCGATCCAGGAGGCCGTCGAAGCCGCCCTGACCGCCGCCGCCCCCGAACTGTCCGGGGTCGAGCCGGTGCAGCCCGAACGCCCGCCCGCGTTCGTCCCGGCCGAATCGCTGTTCCGCCGCCCCGCGACAACCGCCGCGGAAGGCCCGGCATGA
- a CDS encoding DUF5947 family protein — MTTPRGSSTRGPDVTPSAGRAALGRVIARGRAREVAERCELCGLDVPERHAHVLDEEREELLCACRACALLFERDAAARGQYRLVPDRRVRLTGLTPAELGVPVGLAFFVVRPDGTVSAHYPSPLGATRFELDPRVWERVVAECDVLRTLRPSVEALLINTARGADEQWLVPIDDCHRLVSVVRGHWQGLSGGTRVWKEVAEFFARLAD, encoded by the coding sequence ATGACGACGCCCCGCGGCTCCTCCACCCGTGGTCCGGACGTCACGCCGAGCGCAGGGCGGGCGGCGCTGGGACGGGTGATCGCCCGGGGGCGGGCCCGGGAGGTCGCCGAGCGGTGCGAGCTGTGCGGGCTGGACGTTCCGGAGCGGCACGCGCACGTGCTGGACGAGGAGCGGGAGGAGCTGCTGTGCGCGTGCCGGGCGTGCGCGCTGCTGTTCGAGCGGGACGCGGCGGCGCGCGGGCAGTACCGGCTGGTGCCGGACCGGCGGGTGCGGCTGACCGGACTGACGCCTGCGGAGCTGGGCGTTCCGGTGGGGCTGGCGTTCTTCGTGGTCCGGCCGGACGGGACGGTGTCGGCGCACTACCCGAGCCCGCTGGGGGCGACCCGGTTCGAGCTGGACCCGCGGGTGTGGGAGCGCGTGGTCGCGGAATGTGACGTGTTGCGGACGCTGCGGCCCTCGGTCGAGGCGTTGCTGATCAACACGGCACGGGGCGCCGACGAGCAGTGGCTGGTGCCCATCGACGACTGCCACCGGCTCGTGTCGGTGGTGCGCGGCCACTGGCAGGGGCTGTCCGGAGGGACCCGGGTGTGGAAGGAGGTCGCCGAGTTCTTCGCACGACTGGCCGACTGA
- a CDS encoding DUF6893 family small protein, with the protein MRLSKKTLALVLVAGIAVLFWRELPAMKRYAKISRM; encoded by the coding sequence GTGCGCCTTTCGAAGAAGACGCTGGCACTGGTGCTCGTCGCCGGGATCGCCGTGCTGTTCTGGCGGGAACTGCCGGCGATGAAGCGGTACGCCAAGATCTCGAGGATGTGA
- a CDS encoding HypC/HybG/HupF family hydrogenase formation chaperone — translation MCLGIPGEIVALVPDRADLATVEIAGVRRAVNIGLLGGPLTGGGVEVGDWVLVHVGFAMSKIDEAEAAATLALLRGLGEAYTDELDALAGSDIT, via the coding sequence ATGTGCCTGGGCATTCCCGGGGAGATCGTGGCGCTGGTCCCGGACCGCGCCGACCTGGCCACGGTGGAGATCGCGGGGGTCCGGCGGGCCGTCAACATCGGCCTGCTGGGCGGCCCGCTCACCGGCGGCGGAGTCGAGGTCGGCGACTGGGTGCTGGTCCACGTCGGCTTCGCCATGTCCAAGATCGACGAGGCGGAGGCGGCGGCGACGCTGGCGCTGCTGCGGGGGCTGGGCGAGGCCTACACCGACGAGCTGGACGCGCTGGCGGGCTCGGACATCACCTAG
- the hypD gene encoding hydrogenase formation protein HypD produces MRFVDEYRDADRARALAAQIAGLCEPGREYKFMEVCGGHTHTIYKHGLADYLPESVTLVHGPGCPVCVIPMGRVDDAIAIARRPEVIMTSFGDMMRVPGGHGSFLDAKAAGADIRMVYSPLDALKIARQNPDRRVVFMAIGFETTAPSTAMTVLRAAAEGVRNFSVFCNHVTIIPAIKAILDSPDLRLDGFIGPGHVSTVIGCRPYGFIAREHRRPVVVAGFEPLDVLQSVHMLLTQLAQGRCEVENQYTRVVPWNGNHRALEAINRTMELRPYFEWRGLGFISHSALRLRGEYAEFDAEALFEVPGVRVADPKACQCGEVLKGVLKPWECKVFGTACTPETPIGTCMVSSEGACAAYYNFGRFTRRRIEEGTRT; encoded by the coding sequence ATGCGGTTCGTCGACGAATACCGCGACGCGGACCGGGCCCGCGCGCTGGCGGCGCAGATCGCCGGCCTGTGCGAGCCCGGCCGCGAGTACAAGTTCATGGAGGTGTGCGGGGGACACACGCACACCATCTACAAGCACGGGCTGGCCGACTACTTACCGGAGTCGGTGACGCTGGTGCACGGGCCCGGCTGCCCGGTGTGCGTGATCCCGATGGGCCGGGTGGACGACGCGATCGCCATCGCCCGGCGGCCCGAGGTGATCATGACCTCGTTCGGCGACATGATGCGGGTGCCCGGCGGTCACGGGTCGTTCCTGGACGCCAAGGCCGCCGGCGCCGACATCCGGATGGTGTACTCGCCGCTGGACGCCCTCAAGATCGCCCGGCAGAACCCGGACCGCCGGGTGGTCTTCATGGCCATCGGGTTCGAGACCACCGCCCCGTCCACCGCGATGACGGTGCTGCGCGCCGCCGCCGAGGGGGTGCGCAACTTCTCGGTGTTCTGCAACCACGTGACGATCATCCCGGCGATCAAGGCCATCCTGGACTCGCCCGACCTGCGGCTGGACGGCTTCATCGGCCCCGGCCACGTCTCCACGGTGATCGGCTGCCGCCCGTACGGGTTCATCGCCCGCGAGCACCGCAGGCCGGTGGTGGTGGCGGGCTTCGAGCCGCTGGACGTCCTGCAGTCGGTGCACATGCTGCTCACCCAGCTCGCCCAGGGCCGCTGCGAGGTGGAGAACCAGTACACCCGCGTCGTCCCGTGGAACGGCAACCACCGCGCCCTGGAGGCGATCAACCGGACGATGGAGCTGCGCCCGTACTTCGAGTGGCGCGGCCTGGGCTTCATCTCCCACTCGGCGCTGCGGCTGCGCGGCGAGTACGCCGAGTTCGACGCGGAGGCCCTCTTCGAGGTCCCCGGCGTACGGGTCGCCGACCCCAAGGCATGTCAGTGCGGCGAGGTGCTCAAGGGCGTCCTCAAGCCGTGGGAGTGCAAGGTCTTCGGCACCGCCTGCACCCCGGAGACCCCGATCGGCACCTGCATGGTCTCGTCCGAGGGCGCGTGCGCCGCGTACTACAACTTCGGCCGCTTCACCCGCCGGCGCATCGAGGAGGGCACCCGCACATGA
- the hypE gene encoding hydrogenase expression/formation protein HypE, with protein MITEEQVLERIRRARERRPRIRDERITLAHGAGGKASQSLIESMFVEAFRNPALELLGDGAVLGVDGARLAFTTDSYVVSPLFFPGGDIGDLAVNGTVNDLAVTGARPLYLSAGFILEEGFPTADLHRIVTSMAEAAKAAGVEIVTGDTKVVGRGKADGCYVNTAGVGVVEHTLSVARVRPGDTVMVSGPIAEHGVTVMLARGELDIEADLTSDTAPLHDLIATLLNAVPQTRMLRDATRGGVATVLNEMARTSNTAIVVDESAVPIRPQVNGACELLGIDPLYVACEGRFIAVVPAEDADTALAALQTHPQGRNAAVIATVQADPPGLVLARTAFGGTRVIDTLVGDPLPRIC; from the coding sequence ATGATCACCGAGGAACAGGTCCTCGAACGCATCCGCCGCGCCCGTGAACGCCGTCCACGGATCCGCGACGAACGCATCACCCTGGCCCACGGTGCCGGCGGCAAGGCGTCCCAGAGCCTCATCGAGTCGATGTTCGTGGAGGCGTTCCGCAACCCCGCGCTGGAGCTTCTGGGCGACGGCGCGGTGCTGGGCGTGGACGGCGCCCGCCTGGCGTTCACCACCGACAGCTACGTGGTGTCGCCCCTGTTCTTCCCCGGTGGCGACATAGGCGACCTGGCCGTGAACGGCACCGTCAACGACCTCGCCGTAACGGGGGCCCGTCCCCTCTACCTGTCGGCCGGCTTCATCCTCGAAGAGGGCTTCCCCACCGCCGACCTGCACCGCATCGTGACCTCCATGGCCGAGGCCGCGAAAGCCGCCGGAGTCGAAATCGTCACCGGCGACACCAAGGTCGTAGGCCGAGGAAAAGCCGACGGCTGTTACGTCAACACCGCGGGCGTGGGCGTCGTGGAGCACACCCTGTCCGTCGCCCGGGTCCGCCCGGGCGACACCGTCATGGTCTCCGGCCCCATCGCCGAACACGGCGTCACCGTCATGCTCGCCCGAGGCGAACTCGACATAGAGGCCGACCTCACCTCCGACACCGCCCCCCTCCACGACCTCATCGCCACCCTCCTGAACGCCGTCCCGCAGACCCGGATGCTCCGCGACGCCACAAGAGGCGGCGTGGCCACCGTCCTCAACGAGATGGCCAGGACCTCCAACACCGCCATAGTCGTCGACGAGTCCGCCGTCCCCATCCGCCCCCAGGTCAACGGCGCCTGCGAACTCCTGGGCATAGACCCCCTCTACGTCGCCTGCGAAGGCCGCTTCATAGCCGTGGTCCCCGCCGAGGACGCGGACACGGCCCTGGCGGCGCTGCAGACCCACCCCCAGGGCCGGAACGCCGCCGTCATCGCCACCGTCCAGGCCGACCCGCCGGGCCTGGTCCTGGCCCGCACCGCCTTCGGCGGCACCCGGGTCATAGACACCCTGGTAGGCGACCCCCTCCCGAGAATCTGCTGA
- a CDS encoding RNA polymerase sigma factor, with translation MTVTQQGVSDAAVIEQSWREPGVFAVLYERHAPHISRYVARRLGDDLADDVTAETFSRAFAKRRHYDLGRPDARPWLYGIAANVMAQHRRRETRMLRAFARSGADPVAQTYGGQMEGADDRVAAAGMHRSLAAALAGLSRAHREVLLLVAWADLSYEETAQALNISVGTVRSRLHRARRKIRAALGDESPLSVSEEG, from the coding sequence ATGACTGTGACCCAGCAGGGCGTGAGCGACGCCGCTGTCATCGAACAGTCTTGGCGCGAGCCCGGGGTTTTCGCCGTGCTCTATGAGCGGCACGCACCTCACATCAGCCGTTACGTCGCCCGCAGGCTGGGTGACGATCTCGCTGATGACGTCACCGCCGAGACGTTCTCCCGGGCGTTCGCGAAACGCCGGCACTACGACCTCGGGCGGCCGGACGCCAGGCCCTGGTTGTACGGGATCGCCGCCAACGTGATGGCGCAGCATCGCCGCAGGGAGACCCGGATGCTGCGGGCGTTCGCCCGCAGCGGCGCCGATCCGGTGGCCCAGACCTACGGCGGCCAGATGGAAGGCGCCGACGACCGGGTGGCGGCGGCCGGGATGCACCGGTCGCTCGCGGCGGCCCTGGCCGGGCTCAGCCGGGCGCACCGGGAGGTTCTGCTGCTGGTCGCCTGGGCCGATCTGTCCTACGAGGAGACGGCCCAGGCGCTGAACATCTCCGTGGGAACGGTGCGGTCGCGGCTGCATCGGGCGCGGAGGAAGATCCGGGCCGCGCTCGGCGACGAGAGTCCCCTGTCCGTTTCAGAGGAAGGCTGA
- a CDS encoding phosphotransferase, whose protein sequence is MAFEPRFHRVAALERRFVDREGPLAAVAEELARIGGGPRVLNLTGIGGIGKSRLLREIRDRVEQAGHRTAVLDLQVPALRQQADALAVLRVRLGQQGVRFDRYDIAYAVLWQRLHPHLRINERDLPFARESEVLSSAVDVASGVPVFATAVGLVRLLDRARAGQRRRRTLRIDAALKRLDELPNAELVDAVTYYFAEDLRDDSRERPYTIFIDAYEAMRGQDDTWLQDLVAQLDRGLTVIASREPVPWDGEWERVVRTVPIGGLPLEARLELLADGGIDDPRERRAIAAASEGVPFYLHLAVDTRSRGAGGVVSEAEILRRFLQHVDAAEIRFLELLSVARLFDFEVFRKLAAAFDLPGHRMAWESLTSYSFVYPAGPEHLQLHQLMTGALRERLSPEVQRDVHRVLRAIWDERGNLHEAAYHGLAAGDLTEAELLEYADEIKTSGGARGIGGLLADLRGRPDMADAARCLEAEQAILLGNIEQAGALTWGRPLTFGTPAGERLAVAAGHARRIAGDTAAALDIYTRTLEHASGGCRLDAGLWAADLHMAQGRFEHARRIVAEIRDDCGDRDAELRGDLARLLYLADRFCYDFDGARRHLDEATRWYAEARSVFGQSAVKTNEAELLAWTDPRAAIPAAVEAVEVQRELGALHELGKAYTALAQAQLLLGQLRESAASLELACDALERARYRSGRARAELLRAFLLARRGLPVKAAESARQAVAELQAVEVYPTLILVAARLLEVLGLPDPDVERAAGRARAVLGEAFDGVTAERADQLLGLRPGVLYEAAVRSPEAAAGFYNRNVRVGDLLVRAPIAGADGMDLKIWPENEVLAAIGPHLNDGTGGRVPRLLFASADPPYQIHEFVTGEVLDGVAPRGVRVPEHVVGDVADLFRLLAEVPSRELPAPPDGWPDDGDTVAFARRLSTVTGQVYETFRHDYAVEFRGLGIPAAPLAPVRWDSLTRRPFCLLHSDVHRKNMIVAQGRTVFLDWELALWGDPVYELAVHLHKMSYFDDERDALLARWQRAMPPAMTRAWREDLQTYLAHERVKSAIVDTVRYTQLVRSGTQSPEQDRHLLDKLTAKLNAAGTYWSWTRPIERAHVERVVRG, encoded by the coding sequence ATGGCGTTCGAGCCGAGGTTCCATCGGGTGGCGGCGCTGGAACGGCGGTTCGTCGACCGCGAAGGGCCGTTGGCGGCGGTGGCCGAGGAACTGGCGCGCATCGGCGGCGGGCCTCGGGTGCTCAACCTGACCGGCATCGGGGGGATCGGCAAGTCCCGGCTGCTGCGTGAGATCCGGGACCGGGTCGAACAGGCCGGGCACCGCACGGCCGTGCTGGATCTCCAGGTGCCGGCGCTGCGCCAGCAGGCCGACGCCCTGGCGGTGCTCCGTGTACGGCTGGGGCAGCAGGGCGTCCGCTTCGATCGTTATGACATCGCCTATGCGGTCCTCTGGCAGCGGCTGCACCCTCACCTGCGGATCAACGAGAGGGATCTGCCGTTCGCCCGGGAGAGCGAGGTACTGTCCAGCGCGGTCGACGTCGCCTCGGGCGTCCCGGTCTTCGCGACCGCCGTGGGTCTGGTGCGGCTGCTGGACCGGGCGCGTGCGGGGCAGCGGCGACGGCGGACGCTGAGGATCGACGCGGCGCTCAAGCGGCTGGACGAGCTGCCCAACGCGGAACTGGTCGACGCCGTGACGTACTACTTCGCGGAGGACCTGCGCGACGACTCCCGGGAGCGCCCGTACACGATCTTCATCGACGCCTACGAGGCGATGCGCGGCCAGGACGACACCTGGCTGCAGGATCTGGTGGCCCAGCTCGACCGCGGGCTGACCGTGATCGCCAGCCGTGAGCCCGTGCCCTGGGACGGCGAGTGGGAACGGGTCGTGCGGACGGTGCCGATCGGCGGCCTGCCGCTGGAGGCCCGGCTGGAGCTGCTGGCGGACGGCGGGATCGACGATCCGCGGGAACGGCGGGCGATCGCGGCCGCCAGCGAAGGGGTACCGTTCTACCTGCATCTCGCGGTGGACACCCGGTCCCGGGGTGCGGGAGGGGTCGTGTCCGAGGCGGAGATCCTGCGGCGGTTCCTCCAGCACGTGGACGCCGCGGAGATCCGTTTCCTGGAGCTGCTGTCGGTGGCGCGGCTGTTCGACTTCGAGGTGTTCCGGAAGCTGGCGGCGGCCTTCGACCTGCCCGGTCACCGGATGGCGTGGGAGTCGCTGACCTCCTATTCGTTCGTCTATCCGGCGGGACCGGAGCACCTGCAGCTGCATCAGCTCATGACCGGGGCGCTGCGGGAGCGTCTGTCGCCGGAGGTGCAACGGGACGTCCACCGCGTGCTGCGCGCGATCTGGGACGAACGCGGGAACCTGCACGAGGCCGCCTACCACGGCCTGGCCGCCGGGGATCTCACCGAGGCCGAGCTGCTGGAGTACGCGGACGAGATCAAGACCAGCGGCGGTGCGCGGGGAATCGGCGGGCTGCTGGCCGACCTGCGCGGCCGGCCCGACATGGCGGACGCCGCCCGCTGCCTGGAGGCCGAGCAGGCGATCCTCCTCGGCAACATCGAGCAGGCCGGGGCGCTCACTTGGGGACGGCCTCTCACGTTCGGAACACCGGCCGGGGAACGGCTGGCCGTCGCGGCGGGGCACGCCCGCCGGATCGCCGGGGACACCGCCGCCGCGCTGGACATCTACACGCGCACCCTCGAGCACGCGTCCGGCGGGTGCCGGCTGGACGCGGGACTGTGGGCCGCCGACCTGCACATGGCGCAGGGCCGGTTCGAGCACGCCCGCCGGATCGTCGCCGAGATCCGCGACGACTGCGGCGACCGGGACGCCGAGCTGCGCGGGGACCTGGCCCGGCTGCTGTACCTGGCCGACCGGTTCTGTTACGACTTCGACGGAGCCCGTCGCCACCTGGACGAGGCCACCCGGTGGTACGCGGAGGCCCGATCGGTCTTCGGGCAGAGCGCCGTCAAGACCAACGAGGCGGAGCTGCTCGCGTGGACCGACCCGCGGGCCGCGATTCCGGCGGCCGTCGAGGCCGTCGAGGTGCAGCGGGAGCTGGGGGCGCTGCACGAGCTGGGGAAGGCGTACACGGCGCTGGCGCAGGCGCAGCTTCTGCTGGGGCAGTTGCGGGAGTCGGCGGCGTCGCTGGAACTCGCGTGCGATGCGCTGGAGCGGGCGCGGTACCGGTCCGGGCGGGCTCGGGCGGAGCTGCTGCGGGCGTTCCTGCTGGCGAGGCGCGGACTGCCGGTGAAGGCGGCGGAGTCGGCGCGGCAGGCGGTGGCCGAATTGCAGGCGGTCGAGGTCTACCCGACGTTGATCCTGGTCGCCGCGCGGCTGCTGGAGGTGCTGGGGCTGCCCGACCCGGACGTGGAGCGCGCCGCCGGGCGGGCTCGGGCGGTGCTGGGGGAGGCGTTCGACGGCGTCACCGCCGAGCGGGCCGACCAGTTGCTGGGGTTGCGGCCGGGCGTTCTGTACGAGGCCGCGGTGCGGTCGCCGGAGGCCGCGGCCGGGTTCTACAACCGCAATGTCCGGGTCGGTGATCTGCTCGTCCGCGCGCCCATCGCCGGGGCGGACGGGATGGACCTGAAGATCTGGCCGGAGAACGAGGTGCTGGCGGCGATCGGGCCGCATCTCAACGACGGGACGGGCGGGCGCGTTCCGCGGCTGCTGTTCGCCTCGGCGGACCCGCCGTACCAGATCCACGAGTTCGTCACCGGCGAGGTCCTGGACGGGGTCGCGCCGCGTGGGGTGCGGGTGCCCGAGCACGTCGTGGGGGATGTGGCCGATCTGTTCCGGCTGCTGGCGGAGGTGCCGTCGCGGGAGCTGCCGGCGCCGCCGGACGGCTGGCCCGACGACGGTGACACGGTCGCGTTCGCGCGCCGCCTGTCAACGGTGACCGGGCAGGTGTACGAGACGTTCCGGCACGACTACGCCGTCGAGTTCCGGGGGCTGGGCATCCCGGCGGCGCCGCTGGCGCCGGTGCGGTGGGACTCGCTGACCCGCCGCCCGTTCTGCCTGCTGCACTCCGACGTGCACCGCAAGAACATGATCGTCGCCCAGGGGCGCACCGTCTTTTTGGACTGGGAGCTGGCCCTGTGGGGCGACCCGGTCTACGAGCTGGCCGTTCACCTGCACAAGATGAGCTACTTCGACGACGAGCGGGACGCCCTGCTGGCCCGCTGGCAGCGGGCCATGCCGCCGGCCATGACCCGCGCCTGGCGCGAGGACCTGCAGACCTACCTGGCCCACGAACGCGTCAAGTCCGCGATCGTCGACACCGTCCGTTACACGCAGCTCGTTCGTTCGGGCACCCAGAGCCCCGAGCAGGACCGCCATCTGCTCGACAAGCTCACCGCCAAGCTCAACGCCGCCGGGACCTACTGGTCCTGGACCCGGCCCATCGAACGCGCCCACGTCGAACGGGTGGTGCGGGGCTAG
- the hypF gene encoding carbamoyltransferase HypF, translated as MTGSRTAARVRLRVEGIVQGVGFRPFVYGLAGQYGLAGFVGNDSRGVFVEAEGSPQMVARFAADLARKSPPLAVVERITTEHTVPVGERGFRIVPSSRGPGDHDALVAPDTATCADCLREITDPAARRYGYAFANCTACGPRFTIVRDVPYDRCRTTMADFAMCADCAAEYGDPGDRRFHAQPVCCPACGPALRLVDARWREVPGDPVGTAVRWLRDGRILAVKGLGGYHLAALADHPEAVSRLRARKHREAKPFAVMAPDLASARSLVRLDAAAERALTGVRRPIVLAPRLPIARVADAVAPGSRELGVLLPYTPLHHLLAEELGRPFVLTSGNLSDEPIAHRDEEARERLAGIADGFLTHDRPIHVRVDDSVVRVFRGRELPVRRSRGYVPSPVTVKWPFPRTVLACGAELKNTFCLGREHHAFVSHHIGDLENYTTLRAYTEGIEHFCRLLGVRPQTVAHDLHPEYLSTKYAFERTGVELVGVQHHHAHIASCLADNGVSGPVIGIAFDGLGYGPDGTLWGGELLIADLADYERAGYLAPVPMPGGTAAVREPWRMAAAYLDAVYGDGVPDLDVVRRHQDRWQAVVTMARTGTNSPATSSAGRLFDAVAAILGVRDEIRYEGQAAIELEQRIDPGESGGYAASITKGPPVVVNAADLVRGVIGDLASGVGTARIAARFHNGLACAAVRAACVLRDRVGLRTVALSGGVFQNLTLLDRLVTGLERENFHVLTHHRVPPNDGGISLGQAVVAAARTRPWT; from the coding sequence GTGACCGGTTCGCGGACCGCGGCGCGGGTGCGCCTGCGTGTGGAAGGGATCGTTCAGGGGGTGGGGTTCCGCCCGTTCGTGTACGGGCTGGCGGGCCAGTACGGCCTGGCGGGGTTCGTGGGCAACGACTCGCGGGGCGTGTTCGTGGAGGCGGAGGGCTCGCCGCAGATGGTGGCCAGGTTCGCCGCCGACCTGGCCCGCAAGTCGCCGCCGCTGGCGGTGGTGGAGCGGATCACGACCGAGCACACCGTGCCGGTCGGCGAGCGCGGGTTCCGGATCGTGCCCAGCAGCCGGGGTCCCGGCGACCATGACGCGCTGGTGGCCCCGGACACCGCGACCTGCGCCGACTGCCTGCGCGAGATCACCGACCCCGCGGCGCGGCGGTACGGGTACGCGTTCGCCAACTGCACGGCGTGCGGGCCGCGCTTCACGATCGTGCGGGACGTGCCGTACGACCGGTGCCGGACGACGATGGCGGACTTCGCGATGTGCGCGGACTGCGCGGCGGAGTACGGCGACCCGGGCGACCGGCGGTTCCACGCGCAGCCGGTGTGCTGCCCGGCGTGCGGGCCGGCGCTGCGGCTGGTGGACGCGCGGTGGCGGGAGGTTCCGGGCGATCCGGTCGGCACGGCGGTGCGGTGGCTGCGGGACGGCCGGATCCTGGCGGTCAAGGGGCTGGGCGGCTACCACCTGGCGGCGCTGGCCGACCATCCCGAGGCGGTGTCGCGGCTGCGGGCCCGCAAGCACCGGGAGGCCAAGCCGTTCGCGGTGATGGCCCCGGACCTGGCGTCGGCCCGTTCGCTGGTCCGGCTGGACGCGGCGGCGGAACGGGCGCTGACCGGCGTGCGGCGGCCGATCGTGCTGGCGCCGCGGCTGCCGATCGCCCGGGTGGCCGACGCGGTCGCGCCGGGGTCCCGGGAGCTGGGGGTGCTGCTGCCGTACACGCCGCTGCACCATCTGCTCGCCGAGGAGCTGGGCCGCCCGTTCGTGCTGACCAGCGGGAACCTGTCGGACGAGCCGATCGCCCACCGGGACGAGGAGGCGCGGGAACGGCTGGCGGGGATCGCGGACGGCTTCCTGACCCACGACCGGCCGATCCATGTGCGGGTGGACGACTCGGTGGTGCGCGTGTTCCGGGGGCGTGAGCTGCCGGTGCGGCGTTCGCGGGGGTACGTGCCGTCGCCGGTGACGGTGAAGTGGCCGTTCCCGCGGACGGTGCTGGCGTGCGGGGCGGAGCTGAAGAACACGTTCTGCCTGGGCCGGGAGCACCACGCGTTCGTGTCCCACCACATCGGCGACCTGGAGAACTACACGACGCTGCGCGCCTACACCGAGGGCATCGAGCATTTCTGCCGGCTGCTGGGGGTCCGCCCCCAGACGGTGGCGCACGACCTGCACCCGGAGTACCTGTCGACCAAGTACGCGTTCGAACGCACCGGCGTGGAGCTGGTCGGGGTCCAGCACCACCACGCCCACATCGCCTCCTGCCTGGCCGACAACGGCGTGTCCGGCCCGGTGATCGGCATCGCGTTCGACGGCCTGGGCTACGGCCCCGACGGCACCCTGTGGGGCGGCGAACTCCTCATCGCCGACCTCGCCGACTACGAGCGCGCCGGATATCTGGCCCCCGTCCCCATGCCCGGCGGCACCGCGGCCGTACGCGAACCGTGGCGGATGGCCGCCGCCTACCTGGACGCGGTCTACGGCGACGGCGTACCGGACCTGGACGTGGTGCGCCGCCACCAGGACCGCTGGCAGGCGGTCGTGACGATGGCCCGTACCGGCACCAACTCCCCCGCCACCTCCAGCGCGGGCCGCCTCTTCGACGCGGTCGCCGCGATCCTCGGCGTCCGCGACGAGATCCGCTACGAGGGCCAGGCCGCCATCGAACTCGAGCAGCGCATCGACCCGGGCGAGAGCGGCGGCTACGCCGCCTCCATCACCAAGGGCCCCCCGGTCGTCGTCAACGCCGCCGACCTGGTCCGCGGCGTCATCGGCGACCTGGCCTCCGGCGTCGGCACCGCCCGCATCGCCGCCCGCTTCCACAACGGCCTGGCCTGCGCCGCCGTCCGCGCCGCCTGCGTCCTCCGCGACCGCGTCGGCCTGCGCACCGTCGCCCTGTCCGGCGGCGTCTTCCAGAACCTCACCCTCCTGGACCGCCTGGTCACCGGCCTGGAACGGGAGAACTTCCACGTCCTGACCCACCACCGCGTCCCCCCCAACGACGGCGGCATCTCCCTGGGCCAGGCCGTCGTAGCCGCCGCCCGCACCCGCCCCTGGACCTGA
- a CDS encoding D-sedoheptulose-7-phosphate isomerase — translation MTETLYPFLHPARPADPDGVLAEVRRSTEEKAREIAALRESLAAVHGERLVACARRMAEAFRAGGRLLAFGNGGSGTDAQALAALFVRPPAPARPLPATSLPQDVAALTALSNDVGFEVVFARQIAALGRAGDIAVGLSTSGGSANVVAAFAEAARRGLVTVGFAGYDGGAMGAAGTVGHLFVVPSPSVHRIQEAQTTLYHVLWELTQHALDGGL, via the coding sequence ATGACCGAGACGCTCTATCCGTTCCTGCATCCGGCGCGGCCCGCCGACCCGGACGGGGTGCTCGCCGAGGTGCGGCGGTCCACCGAGGAGAAGGCCCGCGAGATCGCCGCGCTGCGGGAGTCGCTGGCCGCCGTGCACGGGGAACGGCTGGTGGCCTGCGCCCGCCGGATGGCCGAGGCGTTCCGGGCGGGCGGCCGGCTGCTGGCGTTCGGCAACGGCGGCAGCGGCACCGACGCGCAGGCCCTGGCCGCGCTGTTCGTGCGCCCGCCGGCCCCGGCGCGTCCGCTGCCGGCGACGTCCCTGCCCCAGGACGTGGCCGCGCTGACGGCGCTGTCGAACGACGTGGGCTTCGAGGTGGTGTTCGCCCGCCAGATCGCCGCGCTCGGCCGGGCCGGCGACATCGCGGTGGGCCTGTCGACGAGCGGCGGGTCGGCGAACGTGGTGGCCGCGTTCGCCGAGGCGGCCCGCCGCGGGCTGGTGACGGTCGGGTTCGCCGGGTACGACGGCGGCGCAATGGGTGCGGCCGGGACGGTCGGGCACCTGTTCGTCGTCCCCTCCCCGTCCGTGCACCGCATCCAGGAGGCTCAGACGACGCTCTATCACGTGCTGTGGGAACTGACGCAGCACGCGTTGGACGGGGGGCTGTGA